In Leishmania donovani BPK282A1 complete genome, chromosome 28, one DNA window encodes the following:
- a CDS encoding minichromosome maintenance (MCM) complex subunit, putative, which yields MRPSRDRDAARRKRRRAREDEVDATGPHPPRREEVEDDDEADHSSGDEANDEEGEDLYGENFMQDYLQPDEESEVAEEEVGEDNDWIADDDSSVSEISEGGRIAVDELLERRREKEEALAEERRQLQEGIFSDVDDDDGDDDDDASWASEEGAGGLTRSGGAAVGDQGSDIDHGEDVGYGDPNDEAYVRGDLESMNFNWRQPQGELVEWLAQELPRRVIKNRIYNFYYNYIVNDVSVYEEKVNAMTRENDKSFQLSYDHLSRVYDSVLALWLVDAPDPMIELLEEAANYFTFKLYPQYRKVHSHIFVRICDLPLCDPIRDFRQVHMNVLVRVEGVVIRRSPVYPQMDAVKYDCARCSYIIGPIYQRGDKEQRVSMCPSCHSKGPFRVNMRLTEYRNHQTIVLQEPPGKVPPGRLPRSLEVVLTNDLIDRAKPGEEVDVTGIYRNNFDPLLNSRQGFPVFTTVLHANNVIRRTTELGMFRLPDDERQRIIELSKSPNIRKKLLQSIAPSIHGRDDIKLGLLLAMMGAVPKDIGGDQSHRIRGDINVLMVGDPGCAKSQFLKFVEKTADRTVFTTGRGSTAVGLTASVHKDSVNGDFVLEGGALVIADRGCCLIDEFDKMSDQDRTSIHEAMEQQTISVARGGIVTTLSARCCIIAAANPMGGRYDPSTSFDANVNLTTPILSRFDLLFVVRDEVNVELDERLATFICDSHMRNHPRTQEETRLLQRDRHEELSRLRYALENASTEGEREECEEQLRRLRESVEDSSRFEDDDPDSDKPLPQSLLRKYILFAKSHCFPRISNIDPDTIARLYVELRQESKHGGIAITVRHMESVIRLSEAHARVHLREYVTDEDVTAAVSLFLRCFIQTQKYSLRSAMEARFRKFLESDTESLPLIRHRIKVAVQTVRQFERQLSGGVEPTQVRIDVSELDYYTANMSQEALNAFYESAEFRKEYRLIRDPVTHAPLQIEHSLA from the coding sequence ATGCGACCCTCGAGAGACCGGGACGCCGCTCGCCGCAaacggcgccgcgcgcgagaggACGAGGTCGATGCCACAGGCCCGCACCCACCGAGGCGAGAGGAGGTCGAGGACGACGATGAAGCGGACCACTCCTCCGGTGACGAGGccaacgacgaggagggggaagactTGTACGGGGAGAACTTCATGCAGGACTATCTCCAGCCGGAtgaggagagcgaggtggCCGAGGAGGAAGTCGGCGAGGACAACGACTGGATTGCAGACGACGACAGCTCCGTTTCCGAGATCTCCGAGGGCGGCCGCATCGCTGTGGATGAGCTGCTCGAGCGCCGTcgggagaaagaggaggcgctAGCCGAGGAGCggaggcagctgcaggaagGCATCTTCAGCGAcgtggacgacgacgatggcgacgatgacgatgatgcgTCGTGGGCTTCCGAAGAGGGCGCGGGCGGTTTGACACGGAGTGGGGGCGCCGCGGTTGGCGATCAAGGCAGCGACATCGATCACGGAGAGGACGTCGGCTACGGCGATCCCAACGACGAAGCCTACGTGCGTGGAGACCTGGAGTCGATGAACTTCAactggcggcagccgcagggGGAGCTGGTGGAGTGGCTTGCGCAGGAGCTGCCTCGCCGCGTGATTAAGAACCGCATCTACAACTTCTACTACAACTACATCGTGAACGACGTCAGCGTCTACGAGGAGAAGGTGAACGCAATGACACGCGAAAACGACAAGAGTTTTCAGCTGAGCTACGATCATCTGAGCCGCGTGTACGACAGTGTTCTCGCGCTGTGGCTGGTGGACGCTCCAGATCCGATGATCGAGCTACTGGAGGAGGCTGCCAACTACTTCACCTTCAAGCTATACCCGCAGTATCGCAAGGTGCACTCGCACATCTTTGTTCGGATTTGCGACCTGCCCTTGTGCGATCCGATCCGCGACTTTCGCCAGGTGCACATGAATGTGCTCGTacgggtggagggggtggtgatTCGCCGCTCACCGGTGTACCCGCAGATGGACGCCGTCAAGTACGACTGCGCGCGGTGCTCCTACATTATCGGTCCCATCTACCAGCGCGGCGACAAGGAGCAGCGCGTGAGCATGTGCCCCAGCTGCCACAGCAAGGGGCCGTTCCGCGTGAACATGCGCCTGACGGAGTACCGCAACCATCAAACGATAGTTCTGCAGGAGCCCCCTGGCAAGGTACCGCCtgggcggctgccgcgcagcttGGAGGTGGTACTGACGAACGACCTCATTGATCGCGCGAAACCTGGCGAAGAGGTGGACGTGACGGGGATATACCGCAACAACTTCGATCCGTTGCTCAACAGCCGCCAAGGCTTTCCCGTCTTCACGACCGTGCTGCACGCGAACAACGTTATCCGACGCACTACGGAGCTGGGCATGTTTCGGCTGCCAGATGATGAACGACAACGCATTATAGAGCTCAGTAAGTCGCCCAACATTCGAAAGAAGCTCTTACAGTCCATTGCGCCGAGCATCCACGGCCGCGACGACATCAAGCtcgggctgctgctggccatGATGGGTGCAGTGCCAAAGGACATCGGCGGCGACCAGTCGCATCGCATTCGGGGCGACATCAACGTCCTCATGGTTGGCGATCCCGGCTGCGCAAAGTCGCAGTTTCTCAAGTTTGTTGAGAAAACGGCTGACCGCACAGTCTTCACGACTGGCCGCGGCTCCACCGCTGTTGGTCTGACGGCATCTGTGCACAAGGACAGCGTCAATGGCGACTTCGTgctggagggcggcgccCTCGTCATTGCGgaccgcggctgctgcctcaTTGACGAGTTCGACAAAATGTCTGACCAAGATCGAACGTCCATCCACGAGGCTATGGAACAGCAGACGATCTCGGTGGCGCGCGGTGGCATTGTAACGACGCTGtccgcgcgctgctgcatcatcgcggcggcgaatCCAATGGGCGGCCGCTACGACCCTTCTACCTCGTTTGATGCCAACGTGAATCTTACCACACCGATCCTCTCCCGCTTCGACTTGTTGTTTGTGGTGCGGGATGAGGTGAACGTCGAGTTGGACGAGCGGCTTGCGACGTTTATCTGCGACTCGCACATGCGCAACCACCCGCGAACGCAGGAGGAGACGCGGCTTCTGCAGCGCGACAGGCACGAGGAGCTGTCGAGGTTGCGCTACGCGCTGGAGAACGCGTCAACAGAGGGCGAGCGCGAGGAgtgcgaggagcagctgcggcgcctgcgcgagAGCGTCGAGGATTCTTCCCGCTTCGAGGACGACGACCCAGACAGCGACAAGCCGCTCCCGCAATCCTTGCTGCGCAAGTACATCCTGTTCGCGAAGAGTCACTGCTTTCCCCGCATCTCCAACATCGACCCCGATACCATTGCACGTCTATATgtcgagctgcggcaggagtCGAAgcacggcggcatcgccatcaCAGTGCGGCACATGGAATCCGTCATTCGCCTCTccgaggcgcacgcacgggtGCATCTTCGGGAATACGTAACCGACGAGGACGTCACCGCGGCCgtctcgctctttctccgcTGCTTCATACAGACACAGAAGTACAGTCTACGCAGcgcgatggaggcgcgcTTCCGCAAGTTCCTCGAATCCGACACGGAAAGTCTACCACTCATTCGCCACCGCATCaaggtggcggtgcagacGGTGCGCCAGTTCGAGCGCCAGCTGTCTGGTGGGGTGGAGCCGACCCAAGTGCGCATCGACGTATCGGAGCTGGACTACTACACAGCGAACATGTCTCAAGAGGCCCTGAACGCCTTCTATGAGAGTGCGGAGTTCAGGAAGGAGTACCGGCTGATTCGCGACCCCGTGACGCACGCGCCTCTGCAGATTGAGCACTCGCTGGCGTGA